From Chitinivibrionia bacterium, a single genomic window includes:
- the yidC gene encoding membrane protein insertase YidC, whose translation MKKETLLGFAILIAGFWFFNSPHYYRLIGQPFPFDAQTQQAEAQQTQQNLIDELRAQADIVVRQEQERALLYISESSDDEYADSVEVIAPPRQIILENNVLRLTIDEIGARITSAQALDFTYGRGHKREGETVEIISDTNIGIMTTAIGPNDLSRTRFFFDEEESNESRAIFTSLLNGETVRKVFELNENSHLVNFRKQSDLLAQQASFVALKGGVAESESDDDRSPPFSERYITIASDGNKIERLTVGRAETRERSGLFDWVALNSKYFMFALIPHDRVNRDLTISSFVINERAKVEGININYAFEFGKNPPRGANLRDDNYVEYTVFIGPSRHSYLTEAGVGLERTLFRGYGWFFRADLWFPPLCEGVLWFLNFFGKLVGDYGISILLLTLLLKIVTFPLSQASINSMAAMQVLQPKIQDIQKKYKDNKQLQQQKILELYQSEGINPLASLGGCIPLLVQMPIMIALFIVLRKAVELRGETTFFLPWVHDLSSAEVLFRLPFTIPFYGDNFAILPIAMAGLMFVQNKMTIKDPNQIAMVYLMPVIMLVMFNNFPAGLTLYFGFSSLLQIIQQKFFVKKPVVSQAVVVDTTKGKKK comes from the coding sequence ATGAAAAAAGAAACACTGCTTGGCTTTGCCATACTTATCGCGGGATTTTGGTTTTTTAATTCTCCGCATTACTATCGACTAATCGGACAACCCTTTCCGTTTGACGCACAAACACAGCAAGCGGAGGCGCAACAAACGCAACAAAACCTGATTGACGAACTTCGTGCGCAGGCGGATATTGTTGTAAGGCAAGAGCAAGAACGCGCTCTTTTATATATAAGCGAAAGTTCGGACGATGAATACGCAGACAGCGTTGAAGTTATAGCGCCGCCGAGGCAAATAATCCTTGAAAACAATGTTCTGCGATTGACAATCGACGAAATCGGAGCGAGAATAACCTCTGCGCAAGCATTAGACTTTACTTACGGAAGAGGGCATAAAAGAGAGGGCGAAACAGTCGAAATTATTTCTGACACAAATATCGGAATTATGACTACCGCAATAGGTCCCAACGACTTATCGCGAACAAGATTTTTCTTTGATGAAGAAGAGTCAAACGAAAGCAGGGCGATTTTTACGTCGCTCCTCAATGGTGAAACGGTGCGTAAAGTTTTTGAGTTAAACGAGAATTCCCACCTTGTAAATTTCAGAAAGCAGTCGGATTTGCTTGCTCAGCAGGCAAGTTTTGTGGCGCTTAAGGGCGGTGTTGCCGAAAGCGAAAGCGACGACGATCGTTCGCCGCCGTTTAGCGAAAGATACATAACAATAGCCTCGGATGGCAACAAAATAGAACGCCTTACGGTCGGAAGAGCGGAAACGCGCGAAAGGTCGGGGCTTTTTGATTGGGTTGCGCTCAATTCAAAATATTTTATGTTTGCGCTGATACCGCACGACAGAGTAAATCGCGACTTAACTATTTCGTCATTTGTCATAAACGAGCGTGCAAAAGTCGAGGGAATAAACATAAATTATGCGTTTGAATTCGGCAAAAATCCTCCTCGCGGCGCAAATCTCAGAGACGACAACTATGTCGAATACACAGTGTTTATAGGACCTTCTCGCCATTCTTATTTAACGGAAGCGGGTGTGGGCTTGGAAAGAACGCTTTTTAGAGGCTACGGTTGGTTTTTCCGCGCAGACTTGTGGTTTCCGCCCTTATGTGAAGGGGTTTTGTGGTTTTTGAACTTCTTCGGAAAACTTGTCGGAGACTATGGTATTTCAATCCTTTTATTGACGCTTTTGCTTAAAATCGTGACATTCCCGCTTTCGCAGGCTAGCATAAATTCTATGGCGGCAATGCAGGTATTGCAACCAAAAATCCAAGATATTCAGAAAAAATATAAGGATAACAAGCAGCTTCAACAGCAAAAAATTCTTGAATTATATCAGAGCGAGGGCATAAATCCGTTGGCAAGTTTGGGCGGTTGCATTCCGTTGCTTGTCCAAATGCCGATAATGATTGCGCTCTTTATTGTTTTGCGCAAGGCGGTGGAACTTCGCGGTGAAACGACGTTCTTTTTGCCGTGGGTACACGATTTATCGTCGGCGGAAGTACTTTTCAGGCTGCCGTTTACAATTCCGTTCTATGGCGATAACTTCGCAATTTTACCGATTGCTATGGCAGGGCTTATGTTTGTGCAAAACAAAATGACGATAAAAGACCCCAACCAAATCGCTATGGTTTATCTGATGCCTGTAATAATGCTTGTGATGTTTAACAACTTCCCTGCAGGTCTTACGCTTTACTTCGGTTTCTCAAGCTTGTTGCAGATAATTCAGCAAAAGTTTTTCGTAAAAAAGCCTGTTGTGTCGCAAGCAGTGGTAGTTGATACCACAAAAGGTAAGAAAAAATGA
- the nadC gene encoding carboxylating nicotinate-nucleotide diphosphorylase: MSKQIRNLLLTAFEEDFGADGDITTNAIFNEDKKVCAQIKSKENGILSGAKFIAPAFEALDENCKVRVLKTDGDKLEAGTVIAEIDGGIRGILAGERTVLNLLQRFSGIATATNKLVQKIAHTNAKILDTRKTTAGLRAFEKEAVVHGGGVNHRFGLFDMILIKDTHVFAAGGPDLAVKKVQEKYAKSLRTPKIEVEVQSLQEFKKALSVNPNRIMLDNMSLFDMKTAVEQRNKLSSLCKIEASGNVNEDTISQIAETGVDFISVGAITHSVKSLDIHLKIV, encoded by the coding sequence ATGAGCAAGCAAATCCGAAATCTTCTCCTGACAGCGTTTGAAGAAGATTTCGGCGCCGACGGCGATATTACGACCAACGCAATTTTTAACGAAGACAAAAAAGTTTGCGCGCAAATAAAATCCAAAGAAAACGGTATTCTTTCGGGCGCAAAATTCATAGCGCCCGCCTTTGAAGCATTAGACGAAAACTGTAAAGTACGCGTTCTTAAAACAGACGGCGACAAACTTGAAGCCGGAACGGTAATCGCCGAAATAGACGGCGGAATAAGAGGAATTCTTGCGGGGGAGCGCACTGTTCTTAATTTATTGCAAAGATTTTCGGGAATTGCAACCGCGACAAATAAACTAGTGCAAAAAATCGCCCACACAAACGCCAAAATTCTTGATACGCGAAAAACAACCGCGGGGCTTCGCGCTTTTGAAAAGGAGGCGGTTGTTCACGGCGGCGGGGTAAATCATCGTTTCGGGCTTTTTGATATGATACTTATTAAAGACACGCACGTGTTTGCGGCAGGCGGTCCCGACCTTGCAGTAAAAAAAGTGCAAGAAAAATACGCAAAATCTTTACGAACGCCGAAAATTGAAGTGGAAGTGCAAAGTTTGCAGGAATTCAAAAAAGCGCTCTCGGTAAATCCAAACAGAATTATGCTTGATAATATGTCGCTTTTCGATATGAAAACTGCCGTAGAACAAAGAAATAAACTTTCGTCGCTTTGCAAAATTGAGGCGAGCGGCAATGTAAATGAAGACACAATATCACAAATAGCTGAAACCGGTGTGGACTTTATATCGGTCGGAGCCATCACACATTCGGTAAAATCACTTGACATACACTTGAAAATAGTGTGA
- a CDS encoding PD-(D/E)XK nuclease family protein → MINLRFADYPFTKILGWSNSRYDLFCSCKRKYLYSYYPKSFGNLEYKIKNLKNLTSVPLEVGNLYHDIMEVFLERMQESNAPINKEKLFAFIDNLCLNKLSQKVFFEKYYGTAEVDFAQICAKIKSCVEIFLNSPTFEWIKSIDTNERKLWLVEAGSKMNGKKYFGETKIGGLKAYCKMDFIFIKDDKIHIVDWKTGQKDEARHKKQLLGYAVAAKTLSEQLKASDILPKAVYVNGAYDELKLTVCDKELDDFAEIVAKETKEMQAYCSNVEENLPQATEIFEKCQRPNFCRLCEFQELCQK, encoded by the coding sequence ATGATAAATTTACGCTTTGCCGATTACCCGTTCACTAAAATCTTGGGTTGGTCAAATTCACGCTACGACCTTTTTTGTTCGTGCAAACGCAAGTATTTGTACTCGTATTATCCTAAATCCTTCGGCAATTTGGAATACAAAATCAAGAATTTGAAAAATCTTACATCCGTTCCGCTTGAAGTCGGAAATCTTTATCACGACATTATGGAAGTCTTTTTAGAGCGAATGCAAGAAAGCAACGCGCCGATAAATAAAGAAAAACTTTTCGCTTTTATTGACAATTTATGCCTTAACAAACTTTCACAAAAGGTGTTTTTTGAGAAATATTACGGTACCGCAGAGGTTGATTTCGCTCAAATCTGCGCGAAAATAAAGTCGTGCGTCGAAATTTTTCTGAATTCGCCGACTTTTGAATGGATAAAATCAATAGACACAAACGAAAGAAAACTTTGGCTCGTTGAAGCAGGCAGTAAAATGAACGGTAAAAAATACTTCGGCGAAACAAAAATCGGAGGACTTAAAGCATATTGCAAAATGGACTTCATTTTCATAAAAGACGATAAAATTCACATTGTAGATTGGAAAACAGGGCAAAAAGACGAAGCGAGACATAAAAAACAACTTTTAGGCTATGCGGTAGCGGCAAAAACTTTGTCGGAGCAACTAAAAGCAAGCGATATTCTCCCAAAAGCCGTTTATGTAAACGGTGCTTATGACGAACTTAAATTAACCGTATGCGACAAAGAACTTGATGATTTTGCCGAAATCGTAGCGAAAGAAACAAAAGAAATGCAGGCATATTGCTCGAATGTAGAAGAAAACTTACCGCAGGCAACAGAAATTTTCGAGAAATGCCAAAGACCTAATTTTTGCCGTCTGTGCGAATTTCAAGAATTGTGCCAAAAATAA